A region of the Pseudomonas sp. A34-9 genome:
GTGGGTTTCCATGAAACGACGCAGGACCGATAACGAGGTGATCTCGGAAAAGATCGGGTGAACGCTAAGTTCGGCTTTCTTCAGGGCGAGTTGGTTCTTATTAGGCATCATGATGTCCTTTATCGTTGATATGAAATAGAACTGCTCTGGCAACTGCGCAATCAGTGGAACTACGACTTACTTGTTTTCTGTCGGCGGGCGACAGCCTTCCTTCCTGATAGGTAAGTACGGACCGGATATACCTGTGACATGGCGTCATGTCTGCCCATAAAGCGTTGCTGCTGTACCGCAGGCATTGGGCGGGTGCCGAGGTAAAAGGCGAAGTTCACACTTGGCGAGGAAAAACTAATACACCGGCAAAGTATTTAACAAGTACATTTTTAATTATTTTAAGTTTGCTGTTTTTTGAAGTTGAGTAGTTCCGATAAAACTTTCAAATGAAGTTTTATTTGGGCGTAGTTGCTCCTTTCGGCGAACAGTGGCCAAAATTGATAAACAAGAGTGAATGCCTCACTCGAAGCAACTTTCCAATAAAAAGAATTGAATGATTAAAAGGGGCGGAAGTTGGCCGTGACCCCGCGCCATGACTTCCTTTTTCCCGTGGCAAGGCTCCTTCCGTAGGTTCCTGGTGCGGGGACTGCGCCGTCAGGGCGGCGCGTCGCCCGTTCTTTATGGGGTTGGCCGTTCAAGAGTGCGGGTAAATCAGCGCCACGGCTATTACCGATTCATCACCGGCAGGGTGCAAATTGCGGACTTAACGACGTAGGGAGGTTAGAGCGGGAACGCGGATCCGCCCGCCAGAGGGCTGGCAGATCGCTTGGGGATTTGTAAGCGGGTGATTCGCGGGAGGCGCGCGTTCAGCGCGCGGCTTTGCGGCTTTGTGCGGCGGGAGTGGCGAGATAGCGGGTAATCACCTCGACACCGCGATTGAGGTGCTGCTCAAGGAGTTTGATTGACAGTTCAACGTCACGGTCCTGCACGGCTTGCAGCATTGCCCGGTGATCGTCCTGGGACAATTTGCCCAGACCCATGGCCTCAAGGTTGAAACGCAGAAAGCGCTCCTCTTCGTTGAGGCCGTCTTCGACCAGGCGCAGCAAGCGTTGATTGGGCGCCTTGCTGTACAGGGCCATGTGGAACAAACGGTTGAGCCGGCCGATTTCCGTGTAATCGTGTTGCGCCTCCAGTTCCTCGATGTAACCGGCCGCGAGGGCGTGATCGGCAGCAGTCAGCAGCGGAATCGACTGCCGCATGGCTTCGGATTCGAGCAAGATGCGCAGTTCGTAGGTTTGCGTGGCATCGCCTTGAATCAGCGGGGCAACCACTGCGCCTTTGTGCGCAGTAACGCTGAGCAGTTCCTGGGCTTCGAGCTGGCGCAGGGCTTCGCGCACCGGCATGCGGCTGACGCCGAACAAATCGGCCAGATCCTGCTGGCGCAAGGCAGTGCCGCAGGGCAGACGCCCATCGAGGATCGCCGAGCGCAGGGTTTCTTCGATCACCGACCGGGCCAGATGCGCAGGAATCGGTCCGTCGACTTTAATGCTGTGCAGCGGTTTGGGCTTCTGTGTCACGACTACGCACCCTGTATGTCGGCCTGATTTGGATCCAAATGACACTAGTGATTGCTCTACAGGTTGTCAAACCTTGTAAAACATTGCGCTGGCAAATGAAGTTTAGCGCGACAGCGATGATCTCATGGTGCCATTGTTTTTTACCGGGCTAAGCTTCACCATCAAACGCTTTCCTTCCTGCCCTCTGGAAACCTGCTGTGGCGGTACGTTTCGCAATCCCCCGGACGCTGCGCTGGCTAGGCTGCGCACTGCTGCTGGCCGGCGTCATGCTGGGCGGTCTGCATGCCGATTGGGATTTTTCCACGATCAGCCGCAAGGCCACGGCACTCTACGGACCGCTGGGTGCCGGGCAGCAGCGTATTGATGCCTGGCAGAATCTGCTGGCCACGCAGAAGCAGGTCAGCGAGATGGAAAAGCTCAAAGTGGTGAACCTGTTCTTCAACAAACAGGTGCGCTACGTCGAGGACATCGATCTGTGGCACGAGGTCGATTATTGGGAAACGCCGATCGAAGCATTGTGGAAAGGCGCCGGTGACTGCGAAGACTATGCAATTGCCAAGTATTTCAGTCTGCGCCACCTCGGGGTTTCCAGTGACAAGCTGCGCATCACCTATGTCAAAGCGTTGCGCCAGAACCGCGCGCACATGGTCCTGACTTACTATGCCACCCCCGATGCCATGCCGTTGGTGCTCGACAGCCTGATCGACCCGATCCAGCCGGCGTCGCAGCGAACCGATTTGCTGCCGGTCTACTCTTTCAATGCTGAAGGGTTGTATCTGCCGGGCGCCAAGGGCAACAAAAAGGTCGGTGATACCAAACGCCTGTCGCGCTGGCAGGATGTCTTGAAGAAAATGCAGGCCGAAGGTTTCCCGGTCGAGACGACTAACTAGGAGCACGCGCTCAGATGTCTTTGTTCAAACAGCTGTTGATCGCTATCTGTCTGTTCCTGGTGGTCGCCTTCACTGGCAGCTTCATGGTCAGTCTGGAGAGCTCGCGCACCCAGTACGTCAACCAGTTGCGTTCGCATGCGCAGGACGCCGCGACGGCGCTGGCCTTGTCGCTGACACCGAATATCGACGATCCGGCGATGGTCGAGTTGCTGGTCAGTTCGATTTTCGACAGCGGTTACTACGCGAGCATCCGCGTGGTCGACCTGAAGACCGATCAGACCATTGTCGAGCGCAGCGGCATTCCGGCCGTCACCAATGTGCCCGATTGGTTCGTCAAACTGATCGGCCTGGAACCGGCCGGTGGCGATGCACTGGTCAGCCGTGGCTGGGAGCAGGCGGCGCGGGTCGAGGTGGTCAGCCATCCGATGTTCGCCGTCGCCAAACTGTGGCAGAGCGCATTGGGCAGCCTCGGTTGGCTGCTGATCTGCGGTGCAATCAGTGCCGTGCTCGGCGCGCTGCTGCTGCGCCGGCAGTTGAAGCCGCTGGATTACATGGTCAAGCAGTCCCACGCCATCGCCCGTCGCGAGTTTCTCAGCCTGCCGGAATTGCCGCGCACGCCTGAGTTGCGTCGCGTGGTGCAGGCGATGAACCAGATGGTCGAGAAGCTCAAGGCGCTGTTTCAGGAGCAGGCCGAGCGGAGTGAAAAACTGCGCGCCGAATCCTATCAGGACAATCTCACCGGATTGGCCAACCGCCGTTATTTCGAAATGCAGTTGAATAATCGGGTGAGCAACCCGGAGCAGGCCAGTTCCGGTTATCTGCTGCTGTTGCGGGTCAAGGATCTGGCCGGGCTCAACCAGCGTCTCGGTGGCCAGCGCACCGATGAATTGTTGAAAGCAGTCGGCGAACAGTTGTCGCGCGAATGCGCCAAGTACCCGGAAACCCAGAACCTTGTCACGCGTATTCGTGGCGGTGAATTTGCCGTACTGGCGCCGGGGCTGGTCCGAGAGGAAGCGCTGCAACTGGCGCAGAACCTCGACAGCGCCTTGAGCAGTCTGCACGCCACCGGGGCGACCGACGTGGCTGCCGTGGCGTCGATCGGCCTGGCGCCGTTCACTCACGGTGATTCGCCGCAACAGGTACTGTCGCTTGGCGATCAGGCGCTGGCGCAAGCCGAAGGGCAGGGCGAGCAAAACTGGGCGTGCATCGATCAGAGCCTGACGGCGGATGTCGGCGACGATCACCACGCCTGGCACCGCTTGCTCGATCAGGCCTTGAGTCAGCAACGTTTCGAGCTGTATTTCCAGCCGGTGGTCGCCGCCGCAGACACGCAGCTGGTGCTGCATTACAAAGTGCTCTCGCGCTTGCTCGATGATCAGGGCCAGACCATTCCGGCCGGGCGCTTCCTGCCGTGGCTGGAGCGCTTCGGCTGGACCGCTCGACTGGATCGCCTGATGCTCGAGCGCGTGCTGGAGCAGATGAAAGCGCATGAGGAATCGCTGGCGCTGAACCTGTCCTCGGCGACCCTCGCCGACCCGCAGGCGTTGAACAGAGTCTTCGAGATTCTGCGCGCACATTCCAACCTCGGCGCGCGGCTGACCCTGGAGATCGGTGAGGAGCAATTGCCCGAGCAAGCGGTGCTGGAGCAATTGACCCGGCGCCTGCGCGAACTCGGTTTCTCGCTGAGCCTGCAACGCTTTGGTGGGCGCTTCAGCATGATCGGCAACCTGGCGCGGCTGGGGCTGGCGTATTTGAAGATCGATGGCAGCTACATTCGAGCGATTGATCAGGAGAGTGACAAGCGCTTGTTCATCGAGGCGATCCAGCGTGCGGCACACAGCATTGACCTGCCGCTGATTGCCGAGCGGGTCGAGACGGAGGGGGAGTTGTCGGTGATTCGCGAGATGGGGTTGTATGGGGTTCAGGGGCAGTTGTTCGGTGAGCCCAAGCCTTGGCGTTGAGTCATCGCAAAAGCAACCCTCACCCTAGCCCTCTCCCGGAGGGAGAGGGGACTGACCGTGGGATATTGACGTAGTACGCCCACGTGAACGATTTGCGCTGAATCCATAATCGACTCGATTCCTCAGGCCGATGTATGACGCCAGACACCTCGGTCGGCCCCTGCTGAATCCATAATCGACTCGATTCCTCAGGCCGATGTATGGCGCCAGACACCTCGGTCGGCCCCTGCTGAATCCATAATCGACTCGATTTCTCAGGCCGATGTATGACACCAGACACCTCGGTCGGCTCCCTCTCCCTCCGGGAGAGGGCTGGGGTGAGGGGCTTTTGATTCTGAGCGGATCAGATCAACCCGGTCTCGTCATCATCAATCAACTGGCTCAACCCGCCCAACGCCTCCCGCGCCTGGGTGCGGTCCATCAACTTGGCCTGGGCCGCCGGCGGCAGGTCGGTAACGCGGATCACGCCTTTCTGGGTCAATACCTGAATCAGGTCGTCGAGGACCCGAATCATTTCAAAGTCGCTCTGCTTGAGCTGTTTCAGGCTGGTTTCCACCACTTCGTTGGCGAACCAGGCCTGGATTTCATGGCTGTCGGCCGGCAGCGTTTCCGTGGCCTCGGCGTAGGCCGCGGCTTCCACGCGAATCAACAGACCTTGCGCATCGCGTTGCACGTAAAACATTGAGCATCCCTCAGAAATGAACCAGCGTCATGCTGTCAGCAGCATAGCCAACTGCGCGCGAGTATGCGGTGCGGCGACGCGATCGTCACCGGTCCGGTCAGCACAAACGTGACGGCCGCCCCATTGGGGCGGCCGTTTTGTTCACGGATCAGCTGTTGTTGTGGTCGACTTTGATGGTCGGGTCGCTGCCGGCAATCAGGTTGTGAATGTTGGCGCTCGACCAGTTGTTGCCTTCCAGTTTGATCGTCACGTCCGGGGTTGCCGCAGCGGCGTCGCCCGAATTGAACTTGCCCGCCGAGCTGACTTGCAGCGACGACGTGCCGTCGACCGTGGTGATCTTCAGGAAGTTGTCAATGGTGCTGCCGGTCTCGCCCTGCAGCAAATCGCGCAGATCGATGCGGTCACCGTCGGCGGCCTTGAAGTCCTTGATCACGTCGTTGCCGGTGTCGCCCGCCTTCCAGACGAAGGTGTCGGCACCCGAACCGCCGATGAGGATGTCGTTGCCCTGACCGCCGATCAGCGTGTCGTTGCCGGTGCCGCCGAGCAGGATGTCATTGCCTTTGCCGCCATCGAGCAAGTCGTTGCCGCCCGAGCCGAAGAGGATGTCATTGCCCGCGCCACCCAACAGCGTGTCGTTGCCGTCATGCGCGCCGGACACATCGAATGCCTGATAGTGCTCGGTGATGTACTGGTGCACATTGCTGGTGGTGACTTTGCTGACGTCGACGCCGGTCTGCTGCGCGACGAACGCCTGCATCGCCTGATAACCCTCGCCGGCAATGCCGTTGAAGCTGACCAGGTCGCCGAACAGGATGTCATTGCCGTCGCCACCGCTGACGGTGTCGTTGCCCGGCAGCGTTGCTTCGGTGTGGCCGATAATCGAGTTGGCCAGATCCTTCGGATCGATGTTGGTCTGCGGCGTCTTGTCCGAATCGTAAGGCTTCAGATCGTTGAGGCTGACGCCGCTGTTCAGGCCGATGGCCTCCACGTTCGACAGGCCACTGAGCAACGCGAAGCTGCTGGTCGAGTTGTCGGTGGTGGTCGAGGTGGTGCTGCTGCCGCTACCGGCCAGACTCGACAACTCGTAAGTGCCGTCGCCCTGCGCGTGAACGGTGCCCAGATTGGTGGTGCTCCAGCCATAACGGGCCGTGTAGGTCTGCAACTGGGCAAAACCGCTGGCGTTGATGCTCAGGTAATGCGTGTTGTCGATATAGGTGCTGAAGGTGTCGCCCAGCTTGTAGTTGCTGGTGGTCACCACGCTGTCGAACTTCACGCTGCCGTACAGCGTCGGGTTGGTCTGCTCGCCACTCTGGTAGTAGGTCGGCTGGCCGTCGGTGATGAAGTACGTGAGGTTTTTCGCCCCGGTGTTGGCCACAGCGTCGGCGCTCTGGAACCAGTTGGCCGTGGTTTTGAACACGTCCTCGTAGTTGGTGCCGCCGCCGGAGCTCATCGAGTCCAGTACTGCTTTGAGCAGGGTCAGCGCATTCGGGTCGTTGAGGTTCACCGACACCGACTTGTTGACCTGGGTATCGAAGTCCACCAGGAAGATGTTCACCGTGCCCGAGTTGCTGCCGCCCAGGCTCTGCTTCAGGGTGTTGAACACCGAGGTCAGCGAGTCCTTGGCCGCATTGATCGACGAGCTGCTCATACTGCCGGAGCTGTCGACCATGAAGGCGATGTTGTAGTTGGTGCCCGGCACCACGGTCAGGCCGCCGATGTCGGCAACCATGATGTCGTTGCCATCGGTGCCGCTGAAGGTGTCATCGGCCGAGGTGGCAACAATGGCGTTGTAGACCGCCGGCACCACAGTGACTGGAATGGTCGCGGTGCTGCTGGCCGAACCGCCGACCATCTCGGTGGAGGTCGAGGTCACGGTCAGGTTGAACTGGCCGTTGTAGTACGGCGGCGGGGTCACGGTCAGGCTGCCGAGGTTCCAGCCGGTGATGTTGGCGTCGCCGCTGGTGGCGGTGACGGTGAAGGTATGCCCCGCACCATCGCTGAGCACCGAGCCGACTGGCGCGCCGCTGATCTTCACGCTCAGGGTTTCCGAGCCGTCGGTGTCCGTCAGCGCGGTGGTGATTGCCGACAGTTTCACCGTGGTGCCTTCGGCGCCGGTGTTGAGCTTGTAGCCGTCGTAATAGCCTTCGCCGTTGCTGCCGTGCAGATCGGAGACGGTCACGCCCGAGTTCACCAGATCCTGCACGCCGGTGTAGATCGGCACGCCGGTGCTGCTCAGGTCGATTGGCGTGCTGCCATTGACCGACAGGTTGACGTCATAGCTGCCCGGGCCGCTCTGGTTGTGGTGGTAGATGTCCAGGGTGTAGTAACCGCTGGTGGTCGGGGTGAACGAACCGTTGAGGTTGCCGCCCGCGCCCCACGTTGTCGAGGCCACGTTCTTGCCACCGATGGTCACCAACAGGCTGTCATCACCGATACCGCTGAAGGTGTAGGTCTTGCCGGCTTCCAGATAGATCAGGCCCGACGTCTTCGAGGCAGTACCGGCCGTCACGCTGCCGTCAGACTGCACGTTGTTCACGTTAGTGCTGGTGTTCGGAGTGCCGGCACCGTCGATGACGTTTTTCAACGTGGTCGAATCCGCGCCATTGCCGTTGGTGCCCAGACCCGACAGACCGGTCCAGACTTCCTTGATCAGCCCGGTGGACTTCACGCTGTTGTCGGCGACGCTCACGGTCGGTGCATCCGCCACCGGCGTGATGTCGATCTTCACGGTGCCGGTGTTGCCCAGCAGTTGGCCGTCGGTTGGCTGGAATTTGATCTGTGCGTAGTCCGCCTGGTTGTTGCCCAGGCCGGTGCCGCCGTAACCGTTGACGCCCGACTCGTTGGCATCCGGCAGGAAGCGCAGCTTGCCCGCGTCGATGTCAGCCTTGCTGAAGGTCTGGTTGTTGGCGACGTCTTTCCAGGTCGAACCGTCGAGGTACTGCAGTTTGCCTTCGCCCGGCAGCTGGGTGATTTTCACCCCGAGGCTGCTGGCCGGGCTGTCGACGTCTGTTACACCGAAGGTCGACCAACCGAGGATCAGTGGCGTGTCTTCAGTGCCGGTGACGTTGACCGGTGCAGCTACCGGGGCATCGTTGATCGCCACCACGTTGACCGTAGTGGTCGCGGTGTTGGAGTAGTTGCCACCATCCGTCACGGTCACGGTGATGATCCGCGGCACGGTGCTCGGGTCTTCACTGCTGTTGGTGAAGCTGATGTTCTTGATCGCCTGCATGTAGTCGGCCAGCGTCGCGTTGCCCGACAAGGTCAGGGTCACGGTGCCGTTGGTGCTGTTGGCATTGATGGTGATGCCGTTGACGCTGTTGCCCAGGTTCAGCGCATCGCCGTCCTGACGGTTGGTCAGGACCACGGTGGCGCCGGTGAGCATGGTGCTGTCCGGGTCGGTGATCTTGATATCGGTGTCGGCAATCGACACACCCGCGCCCGGGGTGTTCTCGGTGAACGTCACTTTGTAGTCGGCACCGGTGGCGCCGCTGGAGTTGTTGGCATCCAGGTCGATGACCGGTGGCGCATCGTTGTCGATGATCGAAGTGCTGACGCTGCCGTTGGTGCTGCTGACCGCGAGGTTCTCGAAGTTGCCGCCGGTGGCCGAATCGATCTTGACCACGAAGTTCTCGGTGCCTTCGGTGATCTTGTCATCGATGGTGGCGACGTTGAACTGCGCGCTGCTCGCCCCGGCCGGGATCTTCACGGTGTACACACCAGTGAAGTCCGAACCGTCGGCGGCGGTGCCGCTGTAGACGATTTTCAGGGTTACTTCGGTTTGCGCCGGGTGGTTCAGGCTGACCGTGTAGCTGGCGGTCTGGCCTTCGGTCACCGAACTGCTGCCAGTGATGCTGACCGTGGTGGTGTCGATGGTGTCAGTGACGTTGGTCACCGCTGGCGTGGTGTTGGTCACAAGGTTTTCGAAGCTGCCGCCGCTGGTGCCAGTGATGGTTGCCTGCACGGTGCCGGCGTCTTTGTAGACGTCGTCAGCCGGTGCCGGAACAGTCACGGTGCCAGTGGTTTTGCCTGCTTCGATGGTGATCACCGAGCCATTGCTTAGAGTGACGGTCACTGGCGAGCCAGCGGCGTTGGTCAGGGTCGCGGTGTAGGTGATCTGGCCACCCTCGGCCACGGTACCTGTCGCGGACAGCGTCAGGTTGGTGGTGTCGACGGTGTCGGTCACGGTGGTGCTGACCGGGGTTTTGTCGGCCACCAGATTTTCGTAGTTGCCGCCGCTGACGTTGCTGATCGAGTTGGTCAACGGTGCATGACCGGTCAACGCATCGTTCGGTGCGGTGGTGGTCACCGTGCCGGTGGTTTTGCCGATGTCGATGGTGATCTGTTGGCCGTTGGCCAGAGTTACGACAACAGGTGAACCGGTGACTGGCGCACCGACGGTGGCGGTGTAGACGACGTTGCCGCCTTCAGCCGCTGTGCCGGTTGCGGTCAGCTTCACCGTGGTGGTGTCGATGGTGTCGGTGACGCTGGTCACCGCTGGTGTGTTGCTGGTCACCAGGTTTTCGAAGCTGCCACCGGTTGCGGTTTTGATCGTTGCCTGCACAGTGCCGGCGTCTTTGTAGACGTCATCGGCTGGTGCTGGGACGGTCACGGTGCCGCTGGTTTTGCCGGCGTCGATGGTGATGACCGAACCATTGCTCAGGGTCACTGTGACTGGCGAGCCGGCGGCGTTGGTCAGGATCGCGGTGTAGGTGATCTGGCCACCTTCAGCCACGGTGCCGGTCGCGCTGAGCGACAGATTGGTCGTGTCGACAGTGTCGGTCACCGTAGTGCTGACCGGCGTCTTGTCGGCCACGAGGTTTTCGTAGTTGCCGCCGCTCACGTTGGTGATCGAGTTGGTCAGCGGTGCATGACCGGTCAACGCGTCGTTCGGTGCGGTGGTGGTCGCGGTGCCGGTGGTCTGGCCAACACCAATGGTGATGGTCTGACCGTTCGACAGGGTGACCACAACTGGCGAACCTGTCACTGGCGCACCGACGGTGGCGGTGTAGACGACGTTGCCGCCCTCTGCCGCCGTGGCCGTTGCTGTCAGCTTCACGGTGGTGGTGTCGATGGTATCGGTGACGCTGGTGATAGCCGGAGTCGTGCTCGGCACCAGGTTTTCGAAGTTGCCACCGGTGGCGGTGCTGATCGTGGCCTGCACGGTACCGGCGTCTTTGTAGACGTCATCGGCTGGCGCTGGAACGGTCACGGTGCCGGTGGTTTTACCCGCCTCAATCGTGATGACGGCGCCGTTCGACAGGGTCACGGTCACTGGCGAGCCAGCGGCGTTGGTCAGGGTTGCGGTGTAAACAATCGAACCGCCTTCCGCCACGGTGCCGGTCGCGCTGAGCGACAGATTGGTCGTGTCGACAGTGTCGGTCACCGTAGTGCTGACCGGCGTTTTGTCAGCCACGAGGTTCTCGTAGTTGCCACCGGTCACGTTGGTGATCGAGTTGGTCAGCGGTGCGTGACCGGTCAGCGCATCGTTCGGTGCGGTGGTGGTCACGGTGCCGGTGGTTTTGCCGATGTCGATGGTGATCTGCTGACCGTTGGCCAGAGTCACGACAACAGGTGAACCGGTGACAGGCGCACCGACGGTGGCGGTGTAGACGACGTTGCCGCCTTCAGCCGCTGTGCCGGTTGCGGTCAGTTTCACGGTGGTGGTGTCGATGGTATCGGTGACGCTGGTCACAGCCGGCGTAGTGCTCGGCACCAGGTTTTCGAAGCTGCCACCGGTTGCGGTTTTGATCGTTGCCTGCACAGTGCCGGCGTCTTTGTAGACGTCATCGGCCGGGGCAGGAACGGTCACGGTACCGGTGGTTTTGCCCGCTTCGATGGTGATGACCGAGCCGTTGCTCAGGGTCACGGTCACTGGCGAGCCAGCCGCGTTGGTCAGGGTCGCGGTGTAAACGATCGAGCCACCCTCGGCGACCGAGCTTGTAGCGCTGAGCGACAGATTGGTCGTGTCGACAGTGTCGGTCACGTTGGTGCTGACCGGGGTTTTGTCGGCCACGAGGTTTTCGTAGTTGCCGCCAGTAACACCAGTAATCGCGTTGGTAATCGGCGCATGACCGGTCAGCGCGTCGTTCGGCGCAGTGGTGGTCACGGTGCCGGTGGTTTTACCGACTTCGATGGTGATGTTTTGACCATTGGCCAGGGTCACGACCACAGGCGAGCCAGTCACTGGCGCACCGACCGTGGCGGTGTAAGTGACGGTGCCACCTTCCGCTGCCGATTCGGTAGCGGTCAGTTTGACGGTGGTGGTGTCGATGGTGTCGGTGACGTTGGTCACGGCCGGCGTGTTGCTGGTCACCAGTTTTTCGAAGCTGCCACCGGTGGCGTTGCTGATCGTGGCCTGCACGGTGCCGGCGTCTTTGTAGACGTCATCGGCTGGCGCTGAAACGGTCACGGTGCCGGTGGTTTTGCCTGCTTCGATGGTGATTACCGAGCCGTTGCTCAGGGTCACGGTCACTGGCGAGCCTGCCGCATTGGTCAGGGTCGCTGTGTAGGTGATCTGGCCACCCTCGGCCACGGTGCTGGTCGCGGACAGCGTCAGGTTGGTGGTGTCGACAGTGTCGGTCACGGTGGTGCTGACCGGGGTTTTGTCGGCCACCAGATTTTCGTAGTTGCCGCCGCTGACGTTGGTGATCGCGTTGGTCAACGGTGCATGACCGGTCAACGCGTCGTTCGGTGCGGTGGTGGTCACAGTGCCGGTGGTTTTGCCGATGTCGATAGTGATCTGCTGACCATTGGCCAGGGTCACGACAACCGGCGAACCGGTCACTGGCGCGCCGACCGTGGCGGTGTAGACGACGTTTCCGCCTTCAGCCGCTGTACCGGTCGCCGTCAGTTTGACGGTGGTGGTGTCGATGGTATCGGTGACACTGGTGATAGCCGGAGTCGTGCTCGGCACCAGGTTTTCGAAGTTGCCACCGGTGGCGTTGCTGATCGTGGCCTGCACGGTGCCGGCGTCTTTGTAGACGTCATCGGCTGGTGCTGGGACGGTCACGGTACCGGTGGTTTTGCCCGCTTCGATGGTGATGACCGAGCCGTTGCTCAGGGTCACGGTCACTGGCGAGCCAGCCGCGTTGGTCAGGGTCGCGGTGTAAACGATCGAGCCACCCTCGGCGACCGAGTTCGTAGCACTCAGCGACAGGTTGGTGGTGTCGATGGTGTCGGTCACGTTGGTGCTGACTGGCGTTTTGTCGGCCACGAGGTTTTCGTAGTTGCCACCGGTCACGCCAGTGATCGCGTTGCCAATCGGTGCATGACCGGTCAGCGCATCGTTCGGCGCGGTGGTGGTCACGGTGCCGGTGGTTTTACCGACTTCGATGGTGATGTTCTGACCATTGGCCAGGGTCACGACCACAGGCGAGCCAGTCACTGGCGCACCGACAGTGGCGGTGTAAGTGACGGTGCCACCTTCCGCTGCCGATTCGGTAGCGGTCAGTTTGACGGTGGTGGTGTCGATGGTATCGGTAACGCTGGTGATAGCCGGAGTCGTGCTCGGCACCAGGTTTTCGAAGTTGCCACCGGTCGCGGTCGAAATGGTTGCTTCGACTTTGCCTGCATCTTTGTAAACGTCGTCCGCCGGCGCTGCGACGGTGACGGTGCCGGTGGTTTTACCGGCCTCGATGGTGATCACGGCGCCGTTCGACAGGGTCACGGTGACCGGCGAGCCAGCCGCGTTGGTCAGCGTTGCGGTGTAAACGATCGAGCCACCTTCAGCGACCGAACCAGTCGCGCTCAGCGAAAGGTGGGTGGTGTCGACGGTATCGGTGACCGTGGTCGAAACCGGGGTCTTGTCGGCCACCAGATTTTCGTAATTGCCGCCGCTGACGTTGGTGATCGAGTTGGTCAGTGGCGCCTGACCGGTCAGCGCATCGTTCGGCGCGGT
Encoded here:
- the lapD gene encoding cyclic di-GMP receptor LapD, coding for MSLFKQLLIAICLFLVVAFTGSFMVSLESSRTQYVNQLRSHAQDAATALALSLTPNIDDPAMVELLVSSIFDSGYYASIRVVDLKTDQTIVERSGIPAVTNVPDWFVKLIGLEPAGGDALVSRGWEQAARVEVVSHPMFAVAKLWQSALGSLGWLLICGAISAVLGALLLRRQLKPLDYMVKQSHAIARREFLSLPELPRTPELRRVVQAMNQMVEKLKALFQEQAERSEKLRAESYQDNLTGLANRRYFEMQLNNRVSNPEQASSGYLLLLRVKDLAGLNQRLGGQRTDELLKAVGEQLSRECAKYPETQNLVTRIRGGEFAVLAPGLVREEALQLAQNLDSALSSLHATGATDVAAVASIGLAPFTHGDSPQQVLSLGDQALAQAEGQGEQNWACIDQSLTADVGDDHHAWHRLLDQALSQQRFELYFQPVVAAADTQLVLHYKVLSRLLDDQGQTIPAGRFLPWLERFGWTARLDRLMLERVLEQMKAHEESLALNLSSATLADPQALNRVFEILRAHSNLGARLTLEIGEEQLPEQAVLEQLTRRLRELGFSLSLQRFGGRFSMIGNLARLGLAYLKIDGSYIRAIDQESDKRLFIEAIQRAAHSIDLPLIAERVETEGELSVIREMGLYGVQGQLFGEPKPWR
- a CDS encoding GntR family transcriptional regulator, whose product is MTQKPKPLHSIKVDGPIPAHLARSVIEETLRSAILDGRLPCGTALRQQDLADLFGVSRMPVREALRQLEAQELLSVTAHKGAVVAPLIQGDATQTYELRILLESEAMRQSIPLLTAADHALAAGYIEELEAQHDYTEIGRLNRLFHMALYSKAPNQRLLRLVEDGLNEEERFLRFNLEAMGLGKLSQDDHRAMLQAVQDRDVELSIKLLEQHLNRGVEVITRYLATPAAQSRKAAR
- a CDS encoding tryptophan synthase subunit beta gives rise to the protein MFYVQRDAQGLLIRVEAAAYAEATETLPADSHEIQAWFANEVVETSLKQLKQSDFEMIRVLDDLIQVLTQKGVIRVTDLPPAAQAKLMDRTQAREALGGLSQLIDDDETGLI
- the lapG gene encoding cysteine protease LapG → MAVRFAIPRTLRWLGCALLLAGVMLGGLHADWDFSTISRKATALYGPLGAGQQRIDAWQNLLATQKQVSEMEKLKVVNLFFNKQVRYVEDIDLWHEVDYWETPIEALWKGAGDCEDYAIAKYFSLRHLGVSSDKLRITYVKALRQNRAHMVLTYYATPDAMPLVLDSLIDPIQPASQRTDLLPVYSFNAEGLYLPGAKGNKKVGDTKRLSRWQDVLKKMQAEGFPVETTN